The Streptomyces avermitilis MA-4680 = NBRC 14893 genome contains a region encoding:
- a CDS encoding LysR substrate-binding domain-containing protein, whose amino-acid sequence MILPHAGSALAATDAICDAATRHDATTGGTVRLAADPTVRQGLLPSLPRHWSEHLPAIRVRVFEGSGEETETWLASAAADAAVVVDPPAGSGAQEYTPAHRVRDLGTLISMAQAGLGVSILPEVSRPLIPRDLVLVRVAPHHSRRLAPCGPRKRPWPPQCVLSWTPWPGFRRARPASCADLMAPTGTPLP is encoded by the coding sequence GTGATCCTCCCCCACGCCGGCTCGGCCCTCGCGGCGACGGACGCGATCTGCGACGCCGCCACCCGGCACGACGCGACCACCGGCGGCACGGTGCGCCTCGCCGCCGACCCCACGGTCCGCCAGGGCCTGCTGCCCTCACTGCCGCGTCACTGGTCCGAGCATCTGCCGGCCATCCGCGTCCGGGTCTTCGAAGGCAGCGGCGAGGAGACGGAGACCTGGCTCGCGAGCGCGGCCGCGGACGCCGCCGTCGTGGTCGACCCGCCGGCCGGAAGCGGCGCGCAGGAGTACACCCCGGCCCATCGCGTACGGGACCTCGGGACGCTCATCAGCATGGCCCAGGCCGGTCTCGGCGTCTCGATCCTGCCGGAGGTGTCACGGCCGTTGATCCCCCGGGACCTCGTCCTGGTGCGTGTCGCACCGCACCACAGCAGGAGACTCGCCCCGTGCGGACCGCGGAAACGTCCATGGCCCCCGCAGTGCGTGCTCTCGTGGACTCCGTGGCCCGGTTTCCGACGGGCGCGACCAGCCTCGTGTGCCGACCTCATGGCACCGACCGGAACTCCCCTCCCGTAG
- a CDS encoding antitoxin, whose translation MSVMDKLKHLLKGHEEQTNKGVDKGGDYVDERTQSKYSGQVDTGQERLKDQFGRNEQDNP comes from the coding sequence ATGTCTGTCATGGACAAGCTCAAGCATTTGCTCAAGGGCCACGAGGAGCAGACCAACAAGGGCGTCGACAAGGGCGGCGACTACGTCGACGAGAGGACCCAGAGCAAGTACAGCGGCCAGGTGGACACCGGCCAGGAAAGGCTCAAGGACCAGTTCGGCCGGAACGAGCAGGACAACCCCTGA
- a CDS encoding MFS transporter produces the protein MTIQLYEDRPAGRHAAVPHGSLLRRVYAPRAFDALAFSMSTYAMPLLVLATTDSARLTGLAFALEWIPRVAAFGLAGDLVDRRGAAVVFFLASLARAIVVAAGAVALIMLQRGTAETVVVMALAAGTGTLTQFSFIANEAVGAIVSRRTDTQAHKVQAVLIGIDQTATLTGPALGGVLLLAGPTRMLVVLGVLSCLAAALALQTPPTPLRGSGRHNKRPEAGLKAGWRTLRSLPALGCLVAGLSISNLALGLLQSASPIIVVERFGLSPAAVGTLWSAAAASTLLAVAVCRFALGRLGLWGVGAVCSTIASAACLALAQAPTYLAYVVLMALFMAGDGGLTVVLRTLRSLLIPAAVFGSTLSLTILLLLLPFPVAGILVAVTPPWALGHVIAVCAALQAVALGIVFLRLRTDPVLRASGKPEQATA, from the coding sequence GTGACCATCCAACTCTACGAGGACCGACCGGCCGGTCGGCATGCGGCCGTCCCCCACGGCAGCCTCCTCCGCCGGGTCTACGCGCCGCGTGCCTTCGACGCGCTCGCCTTCTCCATGTCCACGTACGCCATGCCGCTCCTGGTGCTGGCCACGACCGACTCCGCCCGGCTGACCGGGCTGGCCTTCGCGCTGGAGTGGATCCCGCGAGTGGCGGCCTTCGGCCTGGCCGGTGACCTGGTCGACCGGCGCGGGGCCGCGGTCGTGTTCTTCCTCGCCTCCCTGGCCCGGGCGATCGTGGTGGCGGCGGGGGCCGTTGCGCTGATCATGCTCCAGCGGGGGACGGCGGAGACGGTCGTCGTGATGGCGCTGGCTGCCGGAACCGGAACCCTGACACAGTTCAGCTTCATCGCCAATGAAGCGGTGGGCGCGATCGTCAGCCGCCGTACGGACACCCAGGCGCACAAGGTGCAGGCCGTTCTGATCGGCATCGACCAGACGGCGACGCTCACCGGCCCCGCGCTGGGAGGCGTACTGCTGCTGGCGGGGCCGACCCGCATGCTCGTGGTCCTGGGCGTGCTGTCCTGTCTGGCGGCAGCTCTCGCCCTGCAGACCCCGCCGACCCCACTTCGCGGCTCGGGGCGCCACAACAAGCGGCCGGAAGCAGGTCTCAAGGCGGGCTGGCGCACCTTGCGCTCGCTGCCCGCACTGGGCTGTCTGGTGGCCGGACTGAGCATCTCCAATCTCGCGCTCGGGCTGCTCCAGTCCGCCAGTCCGATCATCGTGGTCGAGCGCTTCGGTCTGTCTCCCGCGGCCGTCGGCACCCTCTGGTCGGCCGCCGCGGCATCCACGCTCCTCGCGGTAGCCGTCTGCCGGTTCGCACTCGGCCGGCTGGGGCTGTGGGGAGTCGGTGCCGTCTGCTCCACCATCGCGTCCGCGGCCTGTCTCGCCCTGGCCCAGGCTCCCACGTACCTCGCCTACGTCGTACTCATGGCACTCTTCATGGCCGGTGACGGTGGCCTGACCGTCGTCCTGCGCACACTCCGGTCGCTTCTCATCCCGGCGGCCGTCTTCGGCAGCACCCTCTCCCTGACCATCCTGCTTCTGCTGCTGCCCTTCCCGGTCGCGGGGATCCTGGTCGCCGTCACACCGCCCTGGGCACTCGGCCACGTGATCGCCGTGTGCGCCGCGCTGCAAGCCGTCGCCCTGGGGATCGTCTTCCTGCGCCTGCGCACGGATCCGGTCCTGCGCGCCTCCGGCAAGCCGGAACAGGCCACGGCCTGA
- a CDS encoding family 43 glycosylhydrolase — protein sequence MRRLTVRLFTAVLAALALLTMGTPAHATAPASPSVTFTNPLAEKRADPHIFKHTDGYYYFTATVPEYDRIVLRRATTLQGLATAPETTIWTKHASGVMGAHIWAPEIHFIDGKWYVYFAAGSTSDVWAIRMYVLESGAANPLTGSWTEKGQIATPVSSFSLDATTFVVNGVRHLAWAQRNPAEDNNTSLFIAKMANPWTISGTPTEISQPTLSWETVGYKVNEGPAVIQHGGKVFLTYSASATDANYCLGMLSASASADLLNAASWTKSSQPVFKTSEATGQYGPGHNSFTVSEDGKSDILVYHDRNYKDISGDPLNDPNRRTRLQKVYWNADGTPNFGIPVADGVTPVRFSSYNYPDRYIRHWDFRARIEANVTNLADSQFRVVTGLAGSGTISLESANYPGYYLRHKNYEVWVEKNDGSSAFKNDASFSRRAGLADSADGIAFESYNYPGRYLRHYENLLRIQPVSTALDRQDATFYAE from the coding sequence ATGAGACGTCTCACCGTCCGCCTGTTCACCGCGGTCCTCGCCGCACTGGCCCTGCTCACCATGGGTACGCCCGCCCACGCGACCGCCCCGGCCTCGCCCTCCGTGACCTTCACCAACCCGCTCGCCGAGAAGCGTGCCGATCCGCACATCTTCAAGCACACCGACGGCTACTACTACTTCACCGCCACCGTGCCGGAGTACGACCGCATCGTGCTGCGCCGGGCCACCACGCTCCAGGGTCTGGCCACCGCCCCCGAGACCACCATCTGGACCAAGCACGCCAGCGGTGTGATGGGCGCCCACATCTGGGCGCCGGAGATCCACTTCATCGACGGCAAGTGGTACGTGTACTTCGCCGCCGGGTCGACCAGCGACGTGTGGGCGATCCGGATGTACGTCCTGGAGAGCGGCGCCGCGAACCCGCTGACCGGCAGCTGGACCGAGAAGGGCCAGATCGCCACGCCGGTGTCCTCCTTCTCGCTCGACGCCACCACCTTCGTCGTGAACGGCGTCCGTCATCTCGCCTGGGCGCAGCGCAATCCCGCCGAGGACAACAACACCAGCCTCTTCATCGCCAAGATGGCCAACCCCTGGACCATCAGCGGCACGCCGACCGAGATCTCCCAGCCCACGCTGTCCTGGGAGACCGTCGGCTACAAGGTCAACGAGGGTCCGGCCGTCATCCAGCACGGCGGCAAGGTCTTCCTGACCTATTCGGCGAGCGCCACCGACGCCAACTACTGCCTGGGCATGCTGAGCGCGTCCGCCTCCGCCGATCTGCTCAACGCCGCCTCCTGGACGAAGAGTTCCCAGCCCGTGTTCAAGACCAGTGAGGCGACCGGCCAGTACGGCCCAGGCCACAACTCCTTCACTGTCTCCGAGGACGGAAAGTCCGACATCCTCGTCTACCACGACCGCAACTACAAGGACATCAGCGGCGACCCGCTCAACGACCCCAACCGCCGCACCCGCCTCCAGAAGGTCTACTGGAACGCCGACGGCACCCCCAACTTCGGTATTCCCGTGGCCGATGGCGTCACCCCGGTCCGCTTCTCCTCGTACAACTACCCGGACCGCTACATCCGCCACTGGGACTTCCGGGCGCGCATCGAGGCGAACGTCACCAACCTCGCCGACTCGCAGTTCCGGGTGGTCACAGGTCTGGCCGGCAGCGGCACGATCTCCCTCGAATCGGCCAACTACCCGGGCTACTACCTCCGCCACAAGAACTACGAGGTATGGGTGGAAAAGAACGACGGCTCATCAGCCTTCAAGAATGACGCGTCCTTCTCTCGGCGGGCGGGCCTGGCCGACTCCGCGGACGGCATCGCTTTCGAGTCGTACAACTATCCCGGCCGCTACCTGCGGCACTACGAGAACCTGCTGCGCATCCAGCCGGTCAGCACCGCCCTCGACCGGCAGGACGCCACGTTCTACGCGGAATAG
- a CDS encoding family 43 glycosylhydrolase — protein sequence MFRTRHWFVLGAALLALLASLVPAQSVAAAGGRPYTNPVKAQKGADPWLEYYNGNYYLVTTSFTNELTMRKSPTLAGLATAPSVQIWSDTTSGRNANFWAPEIHFFNGKWYLYYSGAQSGAACCDTQRTHVLESAGADPMGPYTYKNSLTGSNLNPGGWLIDASVLQYNSKLYLVGSGSINGSTQSLVIAPMSNPYTLSSSSFTVISSPTLSWETSGAPVNEGPEPLYHDGRTFLTFSASYCQTADYKLGQLELTGGDPLSPASWTKKQNPVFQRDDAAGVYGPGHNGFFTSPDGTENWIVYHANSSASGGCGNGRTTRAQKFTWNADGTPNFGTPVATGTTLAGPSGETAATPTAYTIVNRNSGKCLDVEGGNTADGTDIFQWTCGGGANQKWRIEDQGTDTSRLVNVATGKVMDTADCSTADGADLRQWSWLNNNCQRFRLVHTGSDYVRITNANSGKVADVADCGTGDGTDVRQWTWLDNACQQWQLKPTV from the coding sequence GTGTTCCGCACCCGCCACTGGTTCGTCCTCGGGGCAGCGCTGCTGGCCCTGCTCGCCTCGCTCGTCCCGGCCCAGTCCGTCGCCGCGGCCGGGGGACGGCCGTACACCAACCCCGTCAAGGCGCAGAAGGGCGCCGACCCCTGGCTGGAGTACTACAACGGCAACTACTACCTGGTGACGACCTCGTTCACCAACGAGCTGACCATGCGCAAGTCGCCGACGCTGGCCGGGCTGGCCACGGCTCCCAGCGTCCAGATCTGGTCGGACACCACCTCCGGCCGCAACGCGAACTTCTGGGCTCCGGAGATCCACTTCTTCAACGGCAAGTGGTACCTGTACTACTCGGGGGCGCAGAGCGGAGCCGCCTGCTGCGACACCCAGCGCACCCATGTCCTGGAGAGCGCGGGCGCCGACCCGATGGGCCCGTACACGTACAAGAACAGCCTCACCGGCTCCAACCTCAACCCCGGCGGCTGGCTGATCGACGCCAGCGTGCTCCAGTACAACAGCAAGCTGTACCTGGTGGGCAGCGGCTCCATCAACGGCAGTACGCAGAGCCTGGTCATCGCGCCGATGAGCAACCCGTACACGCTGAGCAGTTCCTCCTTCACCGTCATCTCCAGCCCCACGCTGAGCTGGGAGACGTCCGGCGCCCCGGTCAACGAGGGCCCCGAGCCGCTGTATCACGACGGCAGGACGTTCCTGACGTTCTCCGCCAGCTACTGCCAGACCGCGGACTACAAACTCGGTCAGCTCGAACTGACCGGCGGCGACCCGCTCTCCCCAGCGTCCTGGACCAAGAAGCAGAACCCGGTCTTCCAGCGCGATGACGCGGCCGGGGTCTACGGCCCCGGGCACAACGGGTTCTTCACCTCACCCGACGGCACCGAGAACTGGATCGTCTACCACGCGAACAGCTCCGCGAGCGGCGGCTGTGGAAACGGCCGTACGACACGGGCGCAGAAGTTCACCTGGAACGCCGACGGCACACCGAACTTCGGCACCCCGGTCGCGACCGGCACCACCCTCGCGGGCCCCTCCGGGGAGACCGCGGCAACCCCGACGGCGTACACGATCGTCAACCGCAACAGCGGCAAGTGCCTGGACGTCGAAGGCGGCAACACCGCCGACGGCACCGACATCTTCCAGTGGACGTGCGGCGGCGGCGCCAACCAGAAGTGGCGGATCGAGGACCAGGGCACCGACACCAGCCGGCTGGTCAATGTCGCCACCGGCAAGGTCATGGACACCGCCGACTGCTCCACCGCCGACGGTGCGGACCTCAGACAGTGGTCCTGGCTCAACAACAACTGCCAGAGATTCCGGCTCGTCCACACCGGAAGCGACTACGTGCGGATCACGAACGCGAACAGCGGCAAGGTCGCCGACGTGGCCGACTGCGGCACCGGCGACGGCACCGACGTACGCCAGTGGACCTGGCTCGACAACGCCTGCCAGCAGTGGCAGCTCAAGCCCACCGTCTGA
- a CDS encoding DUF2238 domain-containing protein — MPAVTTAASSRPADRLAVDRVVRRRLPVALLAVVTVALAMSAWHAKDPTTWLLETVWAWVGLPLVVLLRRRFPLTSLLYCLLAAHALVLAVGGHYTYAEVPAGDWVRDWLDLSRNPYDRFGHLMQGFVPAVLVREILTRTSPLRGSRWLAPLTVCACLAFSAVFELLEWAAAVAGGHAADAFLATQGDVWDTQWDMFCALIGAVCSLLLLSRAHDRRLARLDGR; from the coding sequence ATGCCTGCCGTCACCACCGCCGCAAGCTCCCGCCCCGCTGACCGGCTCGCCGTCGACCGGGTCGTCCGCCGGCGGCTTCCCGTGGCCCTGCTCGCTGTCGTCACCGTCGCTCTCGCCATGTCGGCCTGGCATGCGAAAGACCCCACTACCTGGCTGCTGGAGACCGTGTGGGCGTGGGTGGGTCTGCCGCTGGTCGTGCTGCTGCGCAGGCGGTTCCCGCTCACCAGCCTGCTGTACTGTCTGCTCGCCGCGCACGCCCTGGTCCTCGCGGTGGGCGGCCACTACACCTATGCCGAGGTGCCGGCCGGTGACTGGGTGCGCGACTGGCTGGACCTCTCCCGCAACCCCTACGACCGTTTCGGCCACCTCATGCAGGGCTTCGTGCCCGCCGTCCTGGTACGGGAGATCCTCACCCGCACGTCGCCGCTGCGCGGCAGCCGGTGGCTTGCGCCCCTGACCGTGTGCGCCTGCCTCGCCTTCAGCGCGGTCTTCGAACTCCTGGAGTGGGCCGCGGCCGTTGCGGGAGGGCATGCCGCCGACGCGTTCCTGGCCACCCAGGGCGATGTGTGGGACACCCAGTGGGACATGTTCTGCGCGCTGATCGGAGCCGTCTGCTCACTGCTGCTGCTCAGCCGCGCACACGACCGCCGACTCGCCCGGCTCGACGGCCGCTGA
- a CDS encoding DUF397 domain-containing protein, with translation MPTAPNGVQASSLAARWIKSRHSNAEGNCVEVAALDGGGIAMRNSRDPEGPALVYTSAEVAAFLAGAKDGEFDHLL, from the coding sequence GTGCCAACAGCGCCGAACGGAGTACAGGCCAGCTCATTGGCCGCCCGGTGGATCAAGAGTCGGCACAGCAACGCCGAGGGCAACTGCGTCGAGGTGGCCGCCCTCGACGGCGGCGGCATCGCGATGCGCAACTCCCGCGATCCCGAGGGGCCCGCCCTCGTCTACACATCGGCCGAAGTGGCCGCCTTCCTGGCCGGCGCGAAGGACGGGGAGTTCGACCATCTGCTGTGA
- a CDS encoding helix-turn-helix domain-containing protein: MSAESHRVSRLEPYLDRAEPAPTLLKMLVGVQLAGCRDDAGLSQEQAARALGFSPAKLSRIEAGKGRRPPTEGDVRALLQLYGTDAYEASVLLKLLQRAGEPGWWQRYDKRLMPEWFDRLVGLQEAAATIRTFEIQYVPGLLQTPAYTRAVVQRGLPTASAVEVQRRVELRTRRQEMLLRADAPRLWAIVDESVLLRVLGSRDVMREQLEHLIGMARRPEVTVQIVPLDVTNASAPAIPVTYLRFDGLDLPDIVYLEHIKSANFLEDRDETEEYRLTLDRLADEALDPHESLNLMRATLEQRYADT; encoded by the coding sequence ATGTCCGCCGAGTCACATCGCGTCTCCCGCCTCGAACCGTATCTGGACCGGGCCGAGCCGGCCCCCACACTCTTGAAGATGCTGGTCGGTGTCCAGCTGGCGGGCTGCCGTGACGACGCCGGCCTCTCCCAGGAGCAGGCGGCACGAGCCCTGGGGTTCAGTCCGGCGAAGCTGTCTCGGATCGAAGCGGGCAAGGGCCGCCGACCACCCACCGAGGGCGATGTCCGCGCGCTGCTGCAACTCTACGGGACCGACGCCTACGAGGCTTCGGTACTACTGAAACTGCTACAGCGCGCCGGGGAGCCGGGATGGTGGCAGCGCTACGACAAGCGGTTGATGCCCGAGTGGTTCGACCGGCTGGTCGGGCTCCAGGAAGCAGCCGCCACCATCCGTACCTTCGAGATCCAGTACGTTCCCGGCCTCCTGCAGACTCCGGCCTACACCCGTGCCGTGGTGCAGCGCGGTCTGCCGACGGCGTCGGCCGTCGAGGTACAGCGCCGGGTCGAACTCCGCACGCGCCGCCAGGAGATGCTGCTGCGCGCGGACGCCCCGCGACTGTGGGCGATCGTCGATGAATCGGTACTGCTGCGTGTCCTGGGCAGCCGTGACGTGATGCGCGAGCAGCTCGAGCACCTCATCGGGATGGCGCGGCGTCCCGAGGTGACCGTACAGATCGTGCCGCTGGACGTGACCAACGCGTCGGCGCCGGCCATCCCCGTCACGTATCTCCGCTTCGACGGGCTCGATCTGCCCGACATCGTCTACCTGGAGCACATAAAGAGCGCCAACTTCCTGGAGGACCGGGACGAGACGGAGGAGTACCGGCTGACCCTCGACCGGCTGGCCGACGAGGCTCTCGACCCGCACGAGTCCCTGAACCTGATGCGCGCCACGCTGGAACAGCGCTACGCCGATACGTGA
- a CDS encoding SAM-dependent methyltransferase has protein sequence MQSGKQLSTSIDATVPTAARMYDHYLGGKDNYAADRAACEELDKVVPSTRPLAVNNRRFLRRVVGTLAAEYGIRQFLDHGSGLPTQDNVHQVAQRVDPTAHVVYVDNDPMVLVHGRALLEQDERTVVIQADMRDTEGIFSHPDTKRLIDFSEPVAALFVSVMHCLPDGDTDGPPALARRVAERLVPGSFMVMCQLVSEDAQIRDFVTDFMDRTTQGSWGRVRQEKDVVDLFQGMDILEPGLVDVSTWRPDSEVAPRQLTQEWIEFGGVGRIR, from the coding sequence ATGCAGAGCGGTAAGCAACTGTCCACGTCGATCGATGCCACGGTACCGACCGCCGCGCGCATGTACGACCACTACCTGGGCGGCAAGGACAACTACGCGGCCGACCGGGCAGCTTGCGAGGAACTCGACAAGGTCGTCCCCAGCACGCGCCCGCTGGCGGTGAACAACCGGCGGTTCCTGCGGCGGGTCGTCGGGACGCTGGCGGCCGAGTACGGAATCAGGCAGTTCCTCGACCACGGATCCGGGCTGCCCACCCAGGACAACGTCCACCAGGTCGCGCAGCGCGTCGATCCCACCGCGCACGTGGTGTACGTCGACAACGACCCGATGGTTCTGGTGCACGGCCGGGCGCTGCTCGAACAGGACGAGCGCACGGTGGTCATCCAGGCCGACATGCGGGACACGGAGGGGATCTTCTCGCATCCCGACACGAAGCGTCTGATCGACTTCTCGGAGCCGGTTGCCGCGCTCTTCGTGTCGGTCATGCACTGCCTGCCGGACGGTGACACCGACGGTCCGCCCGCGCTGGCCCGGCGCGTGGCCGAACGCCTGGTGCCCGGCAGCTTCATGGTGATGTGTCAGCTGGTCAGCGAAGACGCCCAGATCCGTGACTTCGTCACCGATTTCATGGACCGTACGACGCAGGGGAGCTGGGGCCGTGTGCGTCAGGAGAAGGACGTCGTCGACCTGTTCCAGGGGATGGACATCCTGGAGCCGGGGCTGGTGGACGTGTCCACCTGGCGACCGGACTCCGAGGTGGCGCCTCGTCAGCTCACGCAGGAGTGGATCGAGTTCGGCGGAGTCGGCCGCATTCGGTAG
- a CDS encoding aldo/keto reductase: MHTRRIGDVEVSAVGLGGMPMSIEGRPDETRSLATIHAALDAGVTLIDTADAYHRDADDVGHNEALIAKALGSHDRGPDVLVATKGGHLRPGDGSWTLDGTPRHIKEACEASLRRLGVEAIGLYQFHRPDPEVPYAESVGALRDLLDEGKIRMAGISNADPDQIRQAHEILGGRLVSVQNQFSPAFRSSEPELRLCDALGVAFLPWSPFGGSSRARELGSAYAPFARIAEVHGVSPQRVCLAWMLAKSPVVVPIPGASRPDTIRDSAAAPDLVLTVEELAELDAA; this comes from the coding sequence ATGCACACTCGCCGTATCGGTGATGTCGAGGTCAGCGCTGTCGGCCTGGGCGGGATGCCCATGTCGATCGAGGGGCGGCCGGACGAGACACGTTCGCTCGCCACCATCCATGCCGCGCTCGACGCCGGCGTGACACTGATCGACACCGCGGACGCCTATCACCGGGACGCCGACGACGTCGGTCACAACGAAGCCCTGATCGCCAAGGCCCTCGGCTCCCACGACCGTGGTCCGGACGTCCTGGTCGCCACGAAGGGCGGTCATCTGCGTCCTGGCGACGGCAGTTGGACGCTGGACGGCACTCCCCGGCACATCAAGGAGGCCTGCGAGGCCTCGCTCCGCCGCCTCGGCGTCGAGGCCATCGGGCTCTACCAGTTCCACCGTCCCGACCCGGAGGTCCCCTACGCGGAGTCCGTCGGCGCGCTGCGGGATCTGCTGGACGAGGGGAAGATCCGCATGGCCGGGATCTCCAATGCCGACCCGGACCAGATCCGGCAGGCCCACGAGATCCTCGGCGGCAGACTGGTCTCCGTACAGAACCAGTTCTCCCCGGCCTTCCGCTCCAGCGAACCGGAGCTGCGGCTGTGCGACGCGCTCGGCGTCGCGTTCCTGCCCTGGAGTCCCTTCGGCGGCAGCTCCCGGGCCCGTGAACTGGGCTCCGCATACGCTCCGTTCGCGCGGATCGCCGAGGTCCACGGGGTCAGCCCGCAGCGGGTGTGCCTGGCCTGGATGCTCGCCAAGTCGCCGGTCGTCGTGCCGATCCCGGGGGCCAGCCGCCCCGACACCATCCGCGACTCGGCAGCCGCCCCGGACCTCGTACTCACCGTCGAGGAGCTCGCGGAACTGGACGCCGCCTGA
- a CDS encoding Gfo/Idh/MocA family protein: MRMGLLGTGPWAQAVHAPALRGHDDLEFVGVWGRRPEAAASLADRHGTRAYDDVDALLADVDAVAVALPPAVQAELAVRAARAGCHLLLDKPIATTVPDGRAVVEAAERAGVASVVFFTTRFQSETEAWISEQGAAKGWFTARAQWLGAVFTSDSPFAASPWRREKGALWDVGPHALSVLLPVLGDVRRVAAAARGPRDTAHLILEHAGGATSTLTLSLTAPPAAAGALVELRGETGVTVLPNSSTSALDAFARAIDALRTAARTGRPHPCDASFGLRVSEVLAEAEARLAGDSPAQ, from the coding sequence ATGCGTATGGGACTGCTCGGGACAGGACCGTGGGCACAGGCAGTCCACGCCCCCGCGCTGAGGGGGCACGACGACCTGGAGTTCGTCGGGGTCTGGGGTCGTCGCCCGGAGGCGGCCGCATCGCTGGCCGACCGGCACGGCACCCGTGCGTACGACGACGTCGACGCCCTGCTCGCCGATGTCGACGCGGTGGCCGTCGCCCTGCCTCCGGCGGTCCAGGCCGAGCTGGCGGTGCGCGCGGCGCGGGCGGGCTGCCATCTGCTGCTCGACAAGCCGATCGCCACGACCGTCCCCGACGGCCGGGCCGTCGTCGAGGCGGCCGAGCGGGCCGGCGTTGCCTCCGTCGTCTTCTTCACCACCCGCTTCCAGTCCGAGACGGAGGCCTGGATCAGCGAACAGGGAGCCGCGAAGGGGTGGTTCACCGCACGGGCGCAGTGGCTCGGTGCGGTGTTCACCAGTGACAGCCCGTTCGCCGCGTCGCCCTGGCGACGCGAGAAGGGAGCCCTGTGGGACGTCGGCCCGCACGCCCTGTCCGTGCTGCTGCCGGTGCTCGGCGACGTCAGGCGCGTGGCGGCCGCCGCACGCGGACCGCGGGACACCGCGCATCTGATCCTCGAACACGCCGGCGGGGCGACCAGCACGCTGACCCTGAGTCTCACCGCCCCGCCCGCCGCCGCAGGGGCCTTGGTCGAGTTGCGCGGTGAGACCGGCGTGACGGTCCTGCCCAACAGCTCCACGAGCGCTCTCGACGCCTTCGCCCGAGCCATCGACGCCCTCCGCACCGCGGCTCGCACCGGCCGTCCGCACCCCTGTGACGCGTCGTTCGGTCTGCGCGTGAGCGAGGTACTCGCCGAGGCCGAAGCGCGTTTGGCCGGGGACTCCCCCGCGCAGTGA
- a CDS encoding SAM-dependent methyltransferase, protein MSEQDSPSGGSAVLNTGVAHNARVWNYWIGGKDNYQVDQEVGEQVAAMFPVIRDVARADRAFLGRVVRHLTAECGMRQFMDIGTGLPTLDNTHEIAQRIAPDARIVYVDNDPTVLVHARALLRSTPEGATDYIDADAHDPETIIRGAAATLDFGRPVAVMMLGILNFVLDTARARDIVRRIMAAVPSGSHLVLTHPTTDAGLGGEGNVAAMKFWNDNATPPITARSREEVAAFFDGLDLIPPGIVSCSRWRSDSTADVLPQFGVVAVKP, encoded by the coding sequence GTGAGCGAGCAGGACAGCCCGTCGGGCGGATCGGCCGTGCTGAACACCGGTGTGGCCCACAACGCGCGGGTGTGGAACTACTGGATCGGCGGCAAGGACAACTATCAGGTCGACCAGGAGGTCGGTGAGCAGGTCGCCGCCATGTTCCCGGTGATCCGCGATGTCGCCCGCGCGGACCGCGCCTTCCTGGGGCGTGTGGTGCGGCACCTGACCGCCGAGTGCGGGATGCGGCAGTTCATGGACATCGGCACCGGACTGCCGACCCTGGACAACACCCATGAGATAGCCCAGCGGATCGCCCCCGACGCACGCATCGTGTACGTCGACAACGACCCCACGGTGCTCGTCCATGCCCGCGCCCTGCTGCGGAGCACCCCCGAGGGAGCCACCGACTACATCGACGCCGACGCCCACGACCCGGAAACGATCATCCGGGGGGCCGCGGCGACCCTCGACTTCGGCCGGCCCGTGGCCGTCATGATGCTGGGGATTCTCAACTTCGTCCTCGACACCGCTCGGGCGCGGGACATCGTGCGCCGGATCATGGCCGCGGTTCCCTCCGGCAGCCATCTCGTCCTGACCCACCCCACCACGGACGCCGGCCTCGGCGGCGAGGGCAACGTCGCGGCCATGAAGTTCTGGAACGACAACGCCACCCCGCCCATCACCGCCCGCAGCCGGGAGGAGGTCGCCGCGTTCTTCGACGGACTGGACCTGATCCCCCCGGGCATCGTCTCGTGCTCGCGGTGGCGCTCCGACTCCACCGCCGACGTGCTGCCGCAGTTCGGAGTGGTGGCCGTGAAGCCCTGA